TAAAGGTTTCTGGTAAAACGATAAACAAAAAAAATAGCCAGCAGCTGACATAAAAGAGAAAAGGCGCGATAAACAACTAGCGCAGACACATCTTTACTCAAGCCATTTGCTATGGTTTGGAATAAATACAAGGCCGTGTGATAACTGGAAAAGTTGTACTGTTTTAGCTTGTAAAAACCACCGGCAAAATCACCGCGCCAATCGGCATGTTCCCAATTGGTGTCTAGCGTACCGCTCACCTGCATGTGCTTGATCACAGCAAGCGGTATCAATTCATCAGCAAAATAGGTTTTGGGATACACATCCCAACGCAAAGCAACGGCCAGTAATAACAAGCCTAACAAGGAAAGAAGAGATAAACGGGACGCTGATAATTGCATCACAACAGCACTTCACCAGTGAAAGTGCTGCAATCTAGCAAAACAGGGAGGGGAACGAAATAAATGGGGTGGCTGACGGGGCTCGAACCCGCGACAACAGGAATCACAATCCTGGACTCTACCAACTGAGCTACAGCCACCATAGCTGATACCGCAATGTATTAAGAAACATAAACGGCATTGGAAAACGCGGGCGCATTATAGGGTTTGATGCCGCAAATGCCAGCCCTAAAAGCCAACCACTGTTTGATAAACAGAAAGTTGTGCGCCATTAGGCTGGTCGCGCGGCCGCCGCGACGGGAACAGCGGTACTTTTCTTGGGATACAGGTAGATGGAAATTTTGTCACTGACAGCCCGCGTTATGCCCTGCAACTCCAAGCGTGATAGCCCGCTGATGCGATCAAGGTTAATTTTATGCAAATGCACACAGGGAATATCTGACTGAAATTCGCGCAAGTCACCTTTAGTCAGCACTGGCAGAAAGGGGCGCTCCGGTGTATGACGCTTAATGATGGCGTGCAAACCGACCGTCAACGGCATGGCTTTGGGCGCTTCATTGGGGTTGCGCGAAGGCATCGCGATATAAAGCCCTTGCTTGCCAATCAAAGCGCCAGGAATGATGTTCAAACCAGTGGGCGTAACGGCGCTATCTGGAATTTTGAAGAAGGTGTCATGGTGCGCATTAGGGTTCGGCAGAATAACGAGCTTACGATCCTCATGCTCTGGCAGAAAAATGTCGTAGTTGCTGTACAACTGCTGCACGGGGCCGGAATAGACGCAGAGCGTCCGCTTGAACTGCATAATGAAAGCTATAGCGCGCGAGCGGTTTTGAATCTTCTCCAGATCCCACACCAGCGGGTCATTGCCACGCTTTAACAGCTCTTTGGCATCAACTTCTGACACGATTGCCACCTTAAATATTCTGAAAAAATAGACCCGCGTGATTGTACATGATGATGCCACTCGAACGATTGCCAATAGCATCACACTTTTTAACTAGGGCTTTTACTTAGTCCACAGTATCTGTGGATAAGTCTGTGGGTTGCCTCATAAAATGCAGCCCAAAACAAGACAATACAAGCCTCCTCCACAAATTGCTCAAAAAACAACCATGAGACATAATTCCTTTACATTCAATAAGTTACATGGAATTTGTAACAAACAACATGACTATACACACCCATCTTAGCGTTTTTACCCTCTCACGACGCAACATGTGCATAACCGCGTTAGTCACCATTAACTGTGGAACATCATTGGCGATACATGGCGTTTCACAATCCCTAAAAATAGCCCTCTAGCCATCAGTTACAATGCGCCACCTTCTCTCTTGGTAACATTTGGAAACCCTACATGAGCAACTCTCCTTTCTCGCTCTCTGCATTGACTGCAATTACTCCAATCGACGGCCGCTACGGCAGCAAAGTGGAAAACCTACGCAGCATTTTTAGTGAATACGGCCTGATCCGCGCTCGTGTATTGGTTGAAATCCGTTGGTTACAGCAATTAGCCAATCACAACCAAATCCAAGAGCTTCCTGCTTTTTCCACACCAGCCAATGCACAACTCGAAGCCATATTGCGCAACTTCGACACTTCACACGCCGAGACCATCAAGCAAACAGAACGCACCACTAAGCACGATGTCAAAGCGGTGGAGCACTTCATCAAGGCACAAATGCAAGGCAATGCCGAGTTGGAAGCCGCCAGTGAATTTGTCCACTTTGCCTGCACTTCCGAAGACATCAACAACTTGTCACACGCATTGATGCTGCGCGACGGACTGCAACAATCCTTGTTGCCACTGGCAGACAAAATCATTCAAAAACTCACTGACTTATCGCGTGAATTTGCTGCCACGCCTATGCTCGCTCGCACACATGGGCAAACGGCATCACCCACCACGGTGGGCAAAGAATTGGCGAATGTCGTGGCAAGATTGCGCCGCCAACGCGAGCAAATTGCAGCTGTGCCACTGTTGGGAAAAATTAATGGCGCTGTCGGCAATTACAACGCCCACTTGTCTGCTTATCCTGATGTGGATTGGCAAACCAATGCAAAAACTTTTGTGGAATCGTTGGGTTTAACTTGGAATGCCTACACCACACAAATTGAGCCGCACGACTACATGGCAGAACTGTTTGATGCTATCAGCCGCTTCAACACCATTTTGATTGATCTCGACCGCGATATCTGGGGCTATATTTCGCTCGGTTACTTCAAACAAAAAGTAATCGCGGGTGAAGTCGGCTCTTCCACCATGCCTCACAAAGTGAACCCCATTGATTTTGAAAATTCCGAAGGCAACTTGGGCTTGGCCAACGCCATGTTTGGACACTTAGCCAACAAACTGCCAATTTCTCGCTGGCAGCGCGACCTCACGGATTCTACCGTGCTGCGCAACATGGGCGTAGGTTTTGCTTATAGCGCGATTGCTTATGAAGCCACACTCAAAGGTTTAAGCAAGCTAGAGTTGAATCAACTGCGCGTTGCTGAAGATCTGAACAACAGCTGGGAAGTGTTAGCCGAACCGATTCAAACTGTGATGCGTCGCTACGGTATAGCCGAGCCATATGAAAAATTAAAAGCACTCACACGCGGCCAAGCCATGACGCGCGAAGTCTTACAGCAATTTATTGACACTTTAGCAATTCCTGAAGATGCCAAAAAGGAATTAAAACAGCTATCACCTGCCAGCTATACAGGTAATGCAGCGCAACAGGCGGCAGATATTTAACACAGTTTTTTTTGGCAGGGTTGCAGCAAATGATGAAGATGATTCCAGCGTTCTACCTAGACCACGACCGCATGCAGGCCTTGGCACTGGAACACGCAGAGTCCTTCAAAAATGCAAAACCCTTTCGGCATTGTTACATCGATAATTTTCTACCAGAGGATGTCGCCCATCTGTTAGCAGACGAATACCCCAGCCCGACAGATATTGCTTGGGAGCGCGGCGGCGACCGTGCCACCCTGCAAACCATGCACAAGCTCGGTCACTCGAATGAACAGCAATTCCCGCCGTTTATTCGTCATGTAATGCACGAATTTAACAGCTCCACCTTCATTCGTTTTATGACGACACTCACCGGCCAAGCAGGCTTGATCGTCGATCCGCACTACAGAGGCTGCGGTCTGCACTCGACTGGGCGCGGCGGCAAGCTGATGATTCATGCCGACAAATCACGGCATCCCAACAAGAAAGTCGATCAGATTTTTAACATGATCTACTTCCTCAACCGCGATTGGCAGGAAGATTGGGGCGGACATTTAGAGCTGTGGGATAAAAATCTCACCCAGTGCGAAGCAAAAATTGCACCCG
The DNA window shown above is from Cellvibrionales bacterium and carries:
- the purB gene encoding adenylosuccinate lyase — encoded protein: MSNSPFSLSALTAITPIDGRYGSKVENLRSIFSEYGLIRARVLVEIRWLQQLANHNQIQELPAFSTPANAQLEAILRNFDTSHAETIKQTERTTKHDVKAVEHFIKAQMQGNAELEAASEFVHFACTSEDINNLSHALMLRDGLQQSLLPLADKIIQKLTDLSREFAATPMLARTHGQTASPTTVGKELANVVARLRRQREQIAAVPLLGKINGAVGNYNAHLSAYPDVDWQTNAKTFVESLGLTWNAYTTQIEPHDYMAELFDAISRFNTILIDLDRDIWGYISLGYFKQKVIAGEVGSSTMPHKVNPIDFENSEGNLGLANAMFGHLANKLPISRWQRDLTDSTVLRNMGVGFAYSAIAYEATLKGLSKLELNQLRVAEDLNNSWEVLAEPIQTVMRRYGIAEPYEKLKALTRGQAMTREVLQQFIDTLAIPEDAKKELKQLSPASYTGNAAQQAADI
- a CDS encoding 2OG-Fe(II) oxygenase; its protein translation is MKMIPAFYLDHDRMQALALEHAESFKNAKPFRHCYIDNFLPEDVAHLLADEYPSPTDIAWERGGDRATLQTMHKLGHSNEQQFPPFIRHVMHEFNSSTFIRFMTTLTGQAGLIVDPHYRGCGLHSTGRGGKLMIHADKSRHPNKKVDQIFNMIYFLNRDWQEDWGGHLELWDKNLTQCEAKIAPVFNRAAFFLTGTNTYHGHPTPLECPENRRRNSLAVYYYLIERPRSENYEGWRNFVDWMPTTEDEKSRPQRESQPQVFRFEGKDLNIPIDKKPK